Proteins encoded by one window of Gammaproteobacteria bacterium:
- a CDS encoding DEAD/DEAH box helicase — protein sequence MSFSSLGLDAELLRAVKEQGYSNPTPVQAQTIPVALEGHDLMAGAQTGTGKTAAFTLPMLQNLSRTSEPGRRRVRALVLAPTRELADQVAESVRTYGKYLALRSTVVYGGMNINPQIRALEKGVDILVATPGRLLDHVTRRSVDLSNVQMLVLDEADRMLDMGFMPAIQKILGLLPKQRQTLLFSATFAGPIGKLAQSLLHNPQVINVARTNAASDAVTQQAYMVDHGRKRELLSYLIGSQNLRQVLVFTRTKRGADRLAKQLQTDGIEATAIHGDKSQGARTRALKSFKRQSVRALVATDVAARGLDIDSLPHVVNFELPQNPEDYVHRIGRTGRGGETGTAISLVCHDEHEPFHAIQKLLKSDIPATVMDGFEPAQAWDISRPPRKASNKGRPRFGKPAGGRGRGGNGGKPGGQKWRNRRSTASAAR from the coding sequence ATGTCATTTTCCTCTCTCGGCCTCGATGCCGAACTGCTGCGTGCCGTCAAAGAACAGGGCTACAGCAATCCCACGCCCGTGCAGGCCCAGACCATTCCGGTTGCGCTGGAAGGTCATGATCTGATGGCCGGCGCCCAGACCGGCACCGGCAAGACCGCCGCCTTTACCCTGCCCATGCTCCAGAACCTGAGCCGTACCAGTGAGCCCGGACGCCGGCGCGTGCGTGCCCTGGTATTGGCGCCCACCCGTGAACTCGCTGACCAGGTGGCCGAAAGCGTGCGCACCTACGGCAAGTACCTCGCCCTGCGCAGCACGGTGGTCTACGGCGGGATGAACATCAATCCCCAGATCCGCGCCCTGGAAAAGGGCGTGGACATCCTGGTCGCGACCCCGGGGCGTCTGCTGGATCACGTCACGCGCCGGAGCGTGGACCTGTCCAACGTACAGATGCTGGTGCTGGACGAGGCCGACCGCATGCTCGACATGGGCTTCATGCCGGCGATCCAGAAGATCCTGGGCCTGCTGCCCAAGCAGCGCCAGACCCTGCTGTTCTCCGCCACCTTCGCGGGTCCGATCGGCAAGCTGGCGCAGTCGCTGCTGCACAATCCGCAGGTCATCAACGTGGCGCGCACCAACGCCGCCTCCGATGCGGTGACCCAGCAGGCCTATATGGTCGATCACGGGCGCAAGCGCGAGCTGTTGTCCTATCTGATCGGTTCGCAGAACCTGCGCCAGGTGCTCGTCTTCACCCGCACCAAGCGCGGTGCCGACCGCCTGGCCAAGCAGTTGCAGACCGACGGTATCGAGGCCACGGCGATCCACGGCGACAAGAGCCAGGGTGCGCGCACCCGTGCGCTCAAATCCTTCAAGCGCCAGTCGGTGCGCGCCCTGGTGGCCACTGACGTCGCGGCGCGTGGGCTGGATATCGACAGCCTGCCGCACGTGGTGAATTTCGAGTTGCCGCAGAATCCGGAGGACTATGTGCACCGCATTGGCCGTACCGGGCGCGGCGGCGAAACGGGCACGGCGATCTCGCTCGTCTGTCACGACGAGCATGAACCGTTTCATGCCATCCAGAAGCTGCTCAAGTCGGATATTCCCGCCACGGTGATGGACGGTTTCGAACCCGCGCAGGCCTGGGACATCAGCCGGCCCCCGCGCAAGGCGTCGAACAAGGGCCGTCCGCGTTTCGGGAAGCCGGCCGGCGGCCGTGGTCGCGGCGGAAACGGCGGCAAACCCGGCGGGCAGAAATGGCGGAATCGCCGCTCCACCGCTTCGGCGGCACGGTAA
- a CDS encoding putative zinc-binding metallopeptidase yields MKTFRCTCGNQLFFENTRCLVCGKTLGYLPDQRVHSPLVPAGDELWTSALQGLEDRRYRKCANYTTQQVCNWMVPEDDPNPLCCSCRLSHIIPNLSQPGNLRLWHHIETAKRRLLYTLDGLGLPIEGKEVDPQHGLSFQFLESVDTSSEFTDAFSESSQVMTGHRAGTITINLAEADPSAREHIRERMNELYRTLLGHFRHESGHYYWYKLVESDSDRLAEFRDLFGDERQDYDEALSRYYGGGAPADWPAAYVSAYAAAHPWEDWAETWAHYLHLVDTLETAHDHQLALNGQSLRSLTNGIAGNEPMPDLEALLDDWRHLTTALNDLNRSMGLPDAYPFSLTGVAARKVGFVHRLIRDTGR; encoded by the coding sequence ATGAAGACCTTTCGATGCACCTGCGGTAACCAGCTGTTCTTCGAGAATACCCGCTGTCTGGTGTGCGGCAAGACGCTCGGTTACCTGCCCGACCAGCGTGTGCACAGCCCGCTGGTGCCGGCGGGGGACGAGTTGTGGACATCCGCCCTGCAGGGGCTCGAGGACAGGCGCTACCGCAAGTGCGCGAACTACACCACCCAGCAGGTATGCAACTGGATGGTGCCGGAGGACGACCCCAACCCGCTGTGTTGTTCCTGCCGCCTGAGTCACATCATTCCCAACCTGTCCCAGCCCGGGAACCTTCGTTTGTGGCATCACATCGAGACGGCCAAGCGCCGGCTGTTGTACACCCTGGACGGCCTGGGGTTGCCGATCGAAGGCAAGGAGGTCGATCCCCAGCACGGCCTTTCCTTCCAGTTCCTGGAGAGCGTTGATACCAGTTCCGAGTTCACGGATGCCTTCAGCGAGTCCAGCCAGGTGATGACGGGGCATCGGGCCGGGACCATCACCATCAATCTGGCGGAGGCCGATCCGAGCGCACGCGAGCATATTCGTGAACGTATGAATGAGCTGTACCGGACACTGCTCGGACATTTCCGGCACGAGAGCGGGCATTACTACTGGTACAAACTGGTCGAATCCGACAGCGACCGGTTGGCAGAGTTTCGCGACCTGTTCGGCGATGAACGGCAGGATTACGATGAGGCCTTGTCACGCTACTACGGCGGCGGGGCGCCGGCAGACTGGCCTGCCGCTTATGTGAGCGCGTATGCCGCCGCCCACCCTTGGGAGGACTGGGCGGAGACCTGGGCGCACTACCTGCATCTGGTCGATACGCTGGAGACGGCGCACGATCACCAACTGGCGTTGAACGGCCAAAGCCTGCGCTCGCTGACCAACGGCATCGCCGGGAACGAACCGATGCCGGATCTGGAGGCGCTGCTCGATGACTGGCGTCATCTGACGACGGCGCTCAACGATCTCAATCGCAGCATGGGCCTGCCGGATGCCTATCCCTTCTCGCTGACCGGCGTCGCGGCCAGGAAGGTCGGCTTCGTCCACCGGCTCATCCGGGACACCGGCCGGTAA
- a CDS encoding circularly permuted type 2 ATP-grasp protein, which translates to MTINWRNYSVKGLHDELIRAAGKPRDAAASLCTYLRGLSDQELIDHKAAAELAIRTMGITFTVYSEEEGGSIDRAWPFDIIPRIIAKQEWDRVEQGLKQRVQALNLFIDDLYHDQRIIKDGIVPAELINNSRDFRPQCVGVSPPFGVWAHICGSDLVRDKDGTVYVLEDNLRVPSGVSYMLENRQVMKRVFPELFEDYSIEPVDDYPSQLYEMLASLSPRKGDRPEVVVLTPGIYNSAYFEHAYLAQQMGAELVEGSDLLVGDDHCVYMRSVEGLVRVDVIYRRIDDLFMDPEAFRPDSMLGVPGLLRAWKKGKVALANAPGSGVADDKVIYTYVPEIIRYYLDQDPILPNVPSYLCVNKQDRDHVLAHLDKLVVKPANESGGYGMLVGPQSTRAEREEFAKLIKKNPRNYMAQPMLTLSTAPTLVDDHAEPRHLDLRPFILSGKSTYVTTGGLTRVALRKGSTVVNSSQGGGSKDTWIVDEAGL; encoded by the coding sequence ATGACGATCAACTGGCGCAACTATTCGGTCAAAGGCTTGCATGACGAGCTCATTCGCGCAGCCGGCAAGCCGCGCGATGCCGCTGCGTCCCTGTGCACCTACCTGCGCGGTCTCAGCGACCAGGAGCTCATCGACCACAAGGCCGCCGCCGAACTCGCGATCCGCACCATGGGGATCACCTTTACAGTGTATTCCGAGGAGGAGGGCGGCTCCATCGACCGTGCCTGGCCCTTCGATATCATCCCGCGCATCATCGCCAAACAGGAATGGGACCGGGTCGAACAGGGTCTGAAGCAGCGTGTGCAGGCGTTGAACCTGTTCATCGATGATCTCTACCACGATCAGCGCATTATCAAGGACGGCATCGTCCCCGCCGAACTGATCAACAACTCGCGTGATTTCCGGCCGCAATGCGTGGGCGTCAGCCCGCCGTTCGGCGTGTGGGCGCATATCTGCGGCAGTGACCTGGTGCGCGACAAGGACGGCACGGTGTATGTGCTGGAAGACAACCTGCGGGTGCCGTCCGGGGTGTCCTACATGCTCGAAAACCGCCAGGTGATGAAGCGCGTGTTTCCCGAGCTGTTTGAGGACTACAGCATCGAGCCGGTCGACGACTATCCTTCCCAGCTGTACGAGATGCTGGCCTCGCTGTCGCCGCGCAAGGGCGACCGGCCCGAGGTGGTGGTGCTGACCCCCGGCATCTACAACTCCGCCTATTTCGAGCATGCCTACCTGGCCCAGCAGATGGGCGCGGAACTGGTGGAGGGTTCGGACCTGCTGGTGGGCGACGACCACTGCGTCTACATGCGCAGCGTCGAAGGCCTGGTGCGGGTGGATGTGATCTACCGGCGCATCGACGATTTGTTCATGGACCCGGAGGCGTTCCGCCCCGATTCCATGCTGGGGGTGCCCGGCCTGCTGCGGGCCTGGAAAAAGGGCAAGGTGGCGCTCGCCAATGCGCCGGGCTCCGGCGTGGCGGACGACAAGGTGATCTACACCTACGTTCCCGAGATCATCCGCTACTATCTGGATCAGGATCCCATCCTGCCCAACGTGCCGTCGTACCTGTGCGTGAATAAACAGGACCGCGACCATGTGCTGGCGCATCTCGACAAACTGGTGGTGAAGCCGGCCAACGAGTCCGGCGGTTACGGCATGCTGGTCGGTCCGCAGTCGACGCGCGCCGAGCGCGAGGAATTCGCCAAGCTGATCAAGAAGAACCCGCGCAATTACATGGCGCAGCCCATGCTGACCCTGTCCACCGCACCGACCCTGGTCGACGATCATGCGGAGCCGCGCCATCTCGACCTCCGCCCTTTCATCCTGTCCGGCAAGTCCACCTACGTCACCACCGGCGGATTGACGCGCGTGGCGCTGCGCAAGGGCTCGACGGTGGTGAATTCCTCCCAGGGCGGCGGTAGCAAGGACACCTGGATCGTGGACGAGGCGGGGTTGTAG
- a CDS encoding peptidase — protein sequence MTYCLAIKVESGLVFASDSRTNAGVDHFSTYSKTYAFDMPGERSFVLLSAGNLATTQAVANRIQSDLENPEAAVSLKTVRYLFDAAEYVGRLNCEAQEQHCAHPPKTHVNHEATFILGGQIGNQPHEMFLIYPEGNYIAASPAKPYLQIGEIKYGKPILDRVVRPDTTLEDAARCALVSLDSTMRSNLSVGAPFEITIYDRDSLNTGRRLSFDVDDPFFMDLQESWNEALKNSFTTLPRFNWETD from the coding sequence ATGACCTACTGTCTCGCCATCAAGGTTGAATCCGGCCTGGTCTTCGCCTCCGACAGCCGCACCAATGCGGGCGTCGACCATTTCAGCACCTATAGCAAGACATATGCATTCGACATGCCAGGCGAACGCAGCTTCGTCCTGCTCAGCGCCGGCAACCTCGCCACCACCCAGGCTGTGGCCAACCGTATTCAAAGCGATCTGGAAAATCCCGAGGCGGCCGTCAGTCTTAAAACGGTGCGATATCTGTTCGACGCGGCGGAATACGTCGGCCGGCTGAACTGCGAGGCACAGGAGCAGCACTGCGCGCACCCGCCGAAGACGCACGTCAACCACGAGGCCACGTTCATCCTGGGCGGGCAGATCGGCAATCAGCCGCACGAGATGTTTTTGATCTATCCGGAAGGCAATTACATCGCGGCCTCGCCGGCCAAGCCGTACCTGCAGATCGGGGAAATCAAATATGGCAAGCCGATACTCGATCGTGTCGTGCGGCCGGATACCACCCTGGAAGACGCCGCGCGCTGCGCGCTGGTTTCGCTCGACTCGACCATGCGCAGCAACCTGTCGGTCGGCGCGCCCTTCGAAATCACGATCTACGACCGCGACAGTCTCAACACCGGGCGGCGCCTGTCGTTCGACGTGGACGATCCGTTTTTTATGGATTTGCAGGAAAGCTGGAACGAAGCGCTCAAGAACAGCTTCACGACGCTGCCCCGCTTCAACTGGGAAACGGATTAA
- a CDS encoding diguanylate cyclase: MEPHTSLLPPRGRAMPQPLIFACVLCLYVGLAWFGIALAGFQGTPLALLWLPAGVAVAALILFGERLWPAVLLGSLIANTPFLLPEHGHLAWLKALFFGLGAATIDTMEALIAYRLHRHFIGSRGLASVESVVRFMLFVVTLPGMVGAFALVTLYAIGGFLPASPAGESHGFLVDWASISLADMHGIFIVVPLALAWAVPRHPDATGVARSEILGISIAIVVIFVLALFQAKESVFLLVPLAVWITLRTGLRGTSLFMLVMSLVLSIAALRGLGPFAIEGEWGSMTQTMLFIFSIGFAALVLVAQQRELREINHSLEDLIQERTQALHDLNEKLQEQANTDELTGLLNRRAFIAQAEKEASRAQRSGARFALLMLDIDDFKVINDTHGHAAGDAALRAVSECCRDRLRKYDLIARLGGEEFCILAPDTDMQGARCLAEDLLRHVTALRVRTPSGVLSLTLSIGLAPFEGDLDLALKHADEALYEAKDQGKNRLHMAGDT, encoded by the coding sequence ATGGAACCGCATACGTCCCTTCTGCCGCCCCGCGGCCGGGCGATGCCGCAGCCGCTGATCTTCGCATGCGTGTTGTGTCTGTACGTCGGGCTGGCCTGGTTCGGCATCGCGCTGGCCGGATTTCAGGGTACGCCGCTGGCATTGCTGTGGCTGCCGGCCGGCGTGGCCGTGGCGGCCCTGATTCTGTTCGGCGAACGGCTGTGGCCGGCGGTATTGCTGGGTTCGCTGATTGCCAACACCCCCTTTCTGCTGCCCGAACACGGACACCTGGCGTGGCTCAAGGCGCTGTTTTTCGGGCTGGGTGCGGCCACGATCGACACCATGGAGGCGTTGATCGCATACCGTCTACACCGGCATTTCATCGGTTCCCGCGGGTTGGCGAGCGTCGAGTCGGTGGTGCGCTTCATGCTGTTTGTCGTCACCCTGCCCGGGATGGTCGGCGCCTTCGCGCTGGTGACGCTGTACGCGATCGGCGGCTTCCTGCCCGCATCGCCGGCTGGCGAGTCGCACGGGTTCCTGGTCGACTGGGCCTCGATCTCACTGGCGGATATGCACGGCATATTCATCGTGGTGCCACTGGCCCTGGCCTGGGCCGTGCCGCGACACCCCGACGCGACGGGTGTGGCGCGTTCCGAGATACTCGGGATATCGATCGCCATAGTCGTCATTTTCGTGCTCGCCTTGTTTCAGGCCAAGGAGTCGGTGTTCCTGCTCGTGCCGCTGGCAGTCTGGATTACGCTGCGCACGGGGTTGCGTGGCACTTCGTTGTTCATGCTGGTGATGTCGCTGGTACTGTCCATCGCGGCGTTGCGCGGGCTGGGGCCTTTCGCCATCGAGGGGGAATGGGGTTCCATGACGCAGACCATGCTGTTCATATTCAGCATCGGTTTCGCCGCGCTGGTTCTGGTGGCGCAGCAGCGCGAGCTGCGGGAAATCAATCATTCCCTGGAGGACCTCATCCAGGAGCGCACCCAGGCGCTGCACGATCTGAACGAAAAGCTGCAGGAACAGGCCAATACGGACGAGCTGACCGGCCTTTTGAACCGGCGCGCCTTTATCGCTCAGGCGGAAAAGGAGGCGTCGCGTGCGCAACGCAGCGGCGCCCGCTTCGCCCTGCTGATGCTGGATATCGACGACTTCAAAGTCATCAACGATACGCACGGTCATGCGGCGGGTGATGCCGCCCTGCGCGCGGTGAGCGAGTGCTGTCGGGACCGTCTGCGCAAATACGATTTGATCGCCCGTCTGGGGGGCGAAGAGTTTTGCATCCTGGCGCCGGATACCGATATGCAGGGCGCCCGCTGCCTGGCCGAGGACTTGCTCAGGCATGTGACCGCATTGCGTGTGCGTACCCCGTCCGGGGTCTTGTCGCTGACGCTGAGCATCGGTCTGGCACCCTTCGAAGGCGATCTGGATCTGGCGCTCAAGCATGCCGACGAGGCGTTGTACGAGGCCAAGGACCAGGGCAAGAACCGGCTGCATATGGCCGGTGATACCTGA